The nucleotide window TCATCAGGACTTCCACTCCGGTTCGCCTACGACGACCGTGGCCGAGTCACGTCCTGGACCGACACCAACGACAGCCGGTACGACTACACCTACGACGACCGGGACCGGTGCACAGCCGAAGGCGGCGCCGCAGGCCACATGTCACTGCGCCTGGACTACAACGGCACCGATCCCGAGAGCGGGATGCGCGTCACCACCGTCACCAGCAGCACCGGAGCCGTCCACCGCTACATCATCAACGACAGACACCAGGTAGTCACCGAGACCGATCCTCTGGGCGCGACCACCCACTTCGAACGCGACCGCTACAACCGCCTGCTGTCCCGCTCAGACCCACTCGGCCGCACCAACCGCTTCGAATACGACGAGTCAGGCCAGCTGACCACCGTGGTACGCCCGGACGGCCGGGAGACATCCGCACAGTACAACGACCTCCGGCTGCCGGTCCGCGTCACCAACACGGACCGGACCGTGGTCCGCCAGGAGTACGACGAGCGAGGCAACCGTGTAGCGGTCACCGACCCGTCCGGCGCCGTGACACGCACCACCTTCAACGCTTCCGGCCACGTGACCTCCGTGACTGACGCGCTCGGCAACACGACCCACATCCGCAGCGACGCGGCCGGTTTGCCGCTCGAGGTAGCCGGCCCACTCGGCGCCAAGACTCGTCTCATCCGGGACGCGTTCGGCCGCCCGGTCACCCTGACCGACTCGCTCGGCGCCGTCACCCGCCTCGAATGGACCGTGGAAGGCAGGCTGTCCCGTCGCACCGACGCGGACGGCACCACACAGTCCTGGACGTACGACGGAGAGGGCAACTGCCTCACCCACACCGACGCCATGGGTGCCGTCTCCCGCTACGAGTACACCCACTTCGACCTCCCGCTCGCCAGCACACGGCCCGACGGCGCGCGCTACGAGTTTGAGCACGACCACGACCTGAACCTCACCCGGGTTACCGGCCCGCAGGGCCTGACCTGGACGTACGGCTACGACGCGGTCGGTGGCATCGCCACCGAGACCGACTTCGACGGTCGCACCCTCACCTACCGCGTGGACGCCGCGGGCCAGCTTGCCGAGCGGGTCGACGCACTCGGCGGGACCGTCTCTTTCGAGCGCGACCAGCTTGGCCAGGTGGTCCGCAAGGACGTCGACGGCCGGGTGACGACGTACACGTACGATCCGGCGGGCCGCCTCGTGGAGGCGCTCGGTCCGGAGAGCGAACTGCGGTACCGATACGACCGCTGCGGACGGGTCAAGACCGAGTTGGTCGACGGCCGGCCCCTCGTCTATGCCTACGACGACCTGGGCCGCCGAATCCGCCGCACCACGCCGACCGGTCATGTCACCTCGTACTCCTACGGCGCCGATGGACTGCCGGAGCGGCTGACTACCGGCGGCCGGCGGGTCGACTTCGCCCACGACGCGGCCGGCCGCGAGCTCGCCCGCACCTTCGGTGAAGTGCTCACCGTGACTTCTGCGTGGGACGCGGCCGGCCGGCTCGCAGGGCAGCGGATCACCGCCGGAAACCGTGCTGTGAACAGCCGTGCGTACTCCTACCGCGCCGACGGCCATCTGCTCTCCGTCGTGGACGGGTTGTCGGGCACCCGCACCTTTGATCTCGACGGTATGGGCCGGGCCACCGCCGTCCACGCCCCGGGTTGGACCGAGCGGTACGCGTATGACGACGCGGGCAACCAGACCTCTGCGTCCTGGCCGGATCGGCACCCGGGCAGCGAGGCCACCGGACCGCGCGCCTATCACGGCACCAGCATCACCCGTGCCGGTGGTGTCCGTTTCGAGCATGATGCCCTCGGCCGAGTCACCCTGCGACAGAAGACCCGCCTGTCCCGCAAGCCCGACAACTGGCTCTATGAGTGGGACGCGGAAAACCGCCTCACGTCCATCACTACCCCTGACGGAACTCGGTGGCGCTACCGCTACGACCCACTCGGGCGCCGCACCGCGAAGCAGCGCATAGCCGCTGACGGCGAGACCGTGGCCGAAGAGGTCCGTTTTGCCTGGGACGGCCTCACCCTTTGCGAAGAGACCAGTCACCGACCGGACGGCCAGAACACGGTTGCCCTCACCTGGGACCACCGGGACGTCGTCCCGCTGGCCCAGACCGAGCGCATCCTCACGGCCGATGGCCGCCAGGAGGAGATCGACCGCCGGTTCTTCGCCATCGCCACCGATCTCATCGGCACGCCGACCGAGCTGATCGACGAGTCGGGCGCCATCACCTGGCGTAGCCGCAGCACTCTGTGGGGCACCACGGCCTGGGCCCGCGGCAGCAGCGCTTACACACCGCTCCGGTTTCCGGGCCAGTACTACGACCCCGAGAGCGGGCTCCACTACAACTGCTTCCGCCATTACGACCCCGAGACCGGCCGCTACATCTCACCGGACCCGCTGGGCCTGGCTCCCGCACCGAATCCTCTCGGATACGTGGACAACCCTTACGTGGGGTGCGACCCGCTTGGCCTGATGCCCAAGTACACAAAGGAGGAGAAGGCTCAGCAGGCCAGGGAAAAGGCCAGGGAACGGGCCATCAAGGCCGCGGACGGCGTCATCGACAGGGCACAGGACGGTGCGTTCCGCAAGCATCCCAAGTACCACGGGGACGATATGCATGGTTTCTCCGACGAACGGGTCCTGGAGATCCTGAAGAACCCGGACGCGGTGTATCACTCGGCGGGATCCGCTGGAAAGCTCATCTTCCGGCAGGGCGAGGACGTCGTCGTGGCTCATGGGGCCGGCTCCCAGTCCGGCCAGGCCATCACGGTGTACGGACCGTCGGGCATCAAGGGCGAGTCCGGCGCGACGGCGCTGGGCGGCAAGGCTACGGACCCTGGTGCGCCGATCACCCATGAGGACATCGTGGGGGGAAGAATTCCGGGCAAGGACGGATTCATGCCCCCCGCCCCGTGGATCAAATGAGGTAGCACCGACTATGAGACTGACCTTCGACAACGACTGGCACGCGACGGTGCTAGGGGATCTTCTGCCAATCACCCCCCGCTTCTCGGGTAACTCCGTGGACATCGCGAACTACGTGGATGTGAAGGAACGTGAGCGGTTCCTCGCGGCGACATTCGGCAGCCAGGAGTGGCTGTGGGACACGCCCGACGTCCTCCGGTTTGACTCGGACAGCCGGAAGCTGACCGGTGCCGAATTTCAGCTGCCGGGAGTGTCCGCATCCGCCGAGGACTCTGCCCGCGTTTCCGTCCTGCCCGCGGTACGCCCGGGCGGGCTCCGCGCGGACGAGGTCCGGGACTTCCGGCTGGAGGCGTGCGAGGTGCTGTGCCGCGCTCCTGGGGACACCGTGCTGACCGCTCTGCGTGACCTCGACGTCCTCGACGAGCCGCTGGAGGCCCGCGTCGGTATTGCACCCGACGTGTCCCTCCTCGTCCAGCGCGGCATCGTCGTCGGTTGGAGCCTTACGGATCCGGCGCGCTACCTGAGCCAGGTGTTCGCGGACCCCGCCCCCAACCCGCCGTCCCCGGCCACCCGTCGATTGCTCACCGAGTGCCTGGATCTGATCACCGAGCCGGTGATCGACGACGTGATGGACGGCGAACCGGCCGCCCTGGCCCGGCTCCGGGCCGCCGACCAGGACCTGCACGCCCAGCACGAGGACCGTCCTCGGGCCGATGTGCTGCTCGCGCTCATCGCAAACATGGTCACTGACCAGGCAAATTGATGCTGAAGAAGATGGGGTGAGCCTGGTGCTGCAGAGCGCTCCAGCGTGCCGGGTCACCTTCGGCGCGAGAGACGAAGGGCCGCGGCATGGCGAGGACATCGGGGGCGTAGGCATGGATCGCCTGTTCCAGCGCCCGCTGGTCGTTGAGGTGGGCCGGCACGGGGCTCTGGACGCGGCTGGAACCTGAGGCTCACCACGAGCGTGAGCCGGATCACCGCACTCCATCTCGCAGAGGCCGCTCCCGACGGTACGGACCAAGAAGTCCTCCGCTACCGCTACACCGACGGCCACCTCACCGAAGTCATCAACTCGTCAGGACTCCCGCTCCGGTTCTCCTACGACAACCGTGGCCGGGTCATGTCCTGGACCGACACCAACGACAGCCGGTACGACTACGCCAACGACGACCGGGACCGGTGCACAGCCAGGAACGTATACAATCCCAACAGTCCGCACTATTATCCAGATGCGGCTGGATCATCAGACATCTTGTGGCCTGAAGAGTTCAACGGGATTTAACGGTGAGTATCGTGGCAGTAGGCGAAAAGAACTTCCTCGGAATCGCCGGCAGATTGACATCCGCCCCCCTGCGTCAACTGCAGCGCCAGGGGTTGAGAGGGTCAGAAGTGGAGCATTTCGACTATTTGTCGAACGAGTATTTCCATCCCTGAAGCGGGTCGACACGAGATCCCGTTAGCCGCTCCCAATTCTTCGTCATACGTCATCAACCCTCACACCATTGGTGACCCCCTAGTGTCTCGTGATTCCGTCAGCGTTACTTGATCTTGTATGGCAGGGTCTCTTGGTATGGAGCTCTCCGTGGAACAGGCCGCCGAGTTGCGGGAGTTGGTGAACAGCCGGGACGTTCCTGAGGACATAGCAACGCGAGGCCGGATCGTGCTGTGGTCGGGCGAGGGGCGCCGACGCAAGGACATTGCCGAGCTGCGACGCGCATGACGCCGCCGGACGGCACGGGGCTTTCGCACTGGTCCACACGGGAGTTGGCGAAGTACCTGGAGCGGGCCGAGAACGTCACCGTGTCCTGGCACTACATCGCCCGGATCTGGCGGGAGGAGAGCCTGAAGCCGCACCGCAGCGGCACCTTCAAGATTTCCAGAGACCCCGCGTTCGCGGAGAAGGTGGCCGATGTGATCGGACTGTATCTGGCCCCGCCGGGCGGCGCGGTGGTTCTCTCGATCGACGAGTCGGGTCGGACCGGGGCGCGGTGACACCATTCCTGGTGTTCCGTTTCCCCGGCCCGCCCGCCGAACCGGACGTGCCCGTCTCCGAGCATCCGGCTCTCCACATGCTCTTGCCTCTGGTCAGCCGACGGTTGCCGGTATCGGCGTCCATGGTGTCGGTATGTTCCGCCCCCGGTATCGGTAGCGGACCACCGGAACCTTTTGGGGTTGGAACAGCGAGATCCCGTCCTCGGTCGGCCGTTTCCCCGGGAGGAAACGCCGGAACAAGGAAGCCCACGGGACACGAGGATGTCGTTTACGCAGCCAGCGGGTCACCCGATGCCAGGAATACTCATCGAGATAGCCGAAGGTGGCCGCCGACACACCATGTCGGAAGTAGGCACACCAGCCCCGCAGCACAGAATTCAACTGACGCAGCAGGTCGGACAGATGCCGGTGTTTCGATCTGCCGGTAATCGCCCGGACCTTGTCCACGATGGAGGCAAGCGCCTTCTTCGAGGGATAGGTATAAACGACGTTCCGGTCTGTGCCTCGTTTCCGCCGGCGCTGGATGTGCCAGCCCAGAAAATCGAAGCCCTCGTCGATGTGAACCACCTGTGTCTTGGCCTCCGACAGGCGCAAGCCCATCGGCGCCAAGACTGCTGCGGCCTCGGCCCGCAGCGCTTCGGCGTGCTGACGCGTCCCCGAAACCATGACCACCCAGTCATCCGCATAGCGGATGAGACGGCACATGGGCAGGCCGCGTCTGCGACGCGCGGTGCGCTGGTAGTCCGATCCATAGCTCTGCCAAGTCTCGGCGAAGTGCTCGTCGAGCTCGGACAGGGCGATGTTGGCCAGCAGTGGGGACAGGATTCCCCCCTGGGGAGTTCCGGTGATCGAAGCGCCCTCAGTGCCATCGGTATGCATGATTCCGGCCTTGAGGAACGCCTTGACCAGGGCCAGGACCCGCTTGTCTCCGATTCGTGCGCGCACGCGGTCCATCAGGGCCGGGTGCGCGATCTCGTCGAAGCACGCCTGAATGTCCGCTTCCAGAACCCATTCATAAGAGCGGGATCCAAAGAAGTGGATCTCGGCGATCGCATCCTGAGCCCGCCGTTTGGGACGGAACCCGTAGCTGCACGGGAGAAAATCCGCCTCAAATATCGGCTCCAGCACCAGTTTCAGAGCCGCTTGCACAACTCTGTCGCCCACAGGAGGGATGCCCAGCCGACGGAGCTTTCCACTTCCGCCCTTGGGAATCATCACCTCCCGTACCGGGAGAGGGGTGAACGTCTGCGTCTTAAGATCTCGACGGAGACGGTCCAGGAAGAGATCTTCCCGTCCTGATAGCCGCACGGCATGAGCGGAAATTCCGTCCACACCTGCGGTTCGGGCACCCCGATTGGTCCGCACCCGCTCCCATGCAACCAGCAGGAATGCGGGGTCACATACGAGGTTGAACAGATCGTTGAACCGGCGACCGGTGTCATCAGTCGCCCATTGGTGCAGTTTGGTCTGGATCCCCAGTACCCGCCGCTCGGCCCAGAACAGGGCGTCCGACGGATCGTCAATATTCATCAACGGACTCCTGGCCTTCCAGAACCATCATTGCGAACATGCTGCCGCTCTTCGCCATGCGGACGGCTTTCCCGTCCTCGGACTACTACAGCGGCTCCGCCCCGACGGGATGCTGCCGGTGGACGATGCACCTGCCCGCCACCGGCCTGGATGGCCGACGGAAAGGGAAGCATCCGGACGGTTCCCACGTTCACTGCCGGATCGATCGACGGATGAGGTGCCCGACTTTGCCCCTGCGGCCTCGCCACGCCTACGCCGCAGGCATTCAACGTGACCTCCCGACCGACGACTTCAACCGGCCCAGGAGTCACCCCACTCCCCACCTCGGGGAGCGAAATGTGCACCGCAATCCAGCCCACATCCGCCAGGTTCGAGCTGGTGGATCTCTTAAGGGGCTTTACACGCCGGTTCCTCACGTGCACCTTTCCGTCTCGCTTGCCGGACCCGCGCCGTCTGGCAGTGCCAGCGCGTCCCGTCGTTGTCGGGGCTGCTTTCCGCCCTTACCGGCATCTCCCGGTTCGAACTGCCCCCAGCTTCGCCATGCTGCTGCGACAGCATGGCGGCGGAGTCCTTTCACCTCCGCTCGATCCCACAGCGCCTCGTGGCGCACGAAGACGCAGATCCAGGCGCTGGACCGGACCCAGCCGGTGCTGCCGGTCGCCTTCGCGGCGAGCGAGAAGCGCACGGCCGACTACGTCCGGCACGGCACCACGAACCTGTTCGCCGCTCTGAACGTGACCACCGGCGAAGTACTCGGCGAGTGCAGGCCAACCCGGAACGGCAAAGACTTTTCCTGGCCTTCTTGAAGAAGGCGGTGAAGCCGCACGCCGGGAAGGACATCCATGTCGTCCTGGACAACCTCTCCACGCACACCACCCCGG belongs to Streptomyces finlayi and includes:
- a CDS encoding putative T7SS-secreted protein, whose protein sequence is MVDWGKLGGDLYDGAGDLVDKGKELVGTGIDKGTDFVGSGLERVGADSWADSVEDWGDETASSLGAEVGEQQLGQSEDANELIHGRPEKIAAAVKDLRDFQKAFDLVGGGMKRLDSGHWKGVAADTFREKFQTLPTDWVRAAAAFEDAASALETYAGTVTSAQGKAREAIALYKEGKQDYETAAAAFRKKAAAYDAVRNTDHPLPHPGEFSDPGTVKRQHAQEILEGARRARNEAAEAAKAAVTAAMAHAPKEPTGLDRAKQELVDYGVGQGIELAHFGGGVIKGTAGLVNFVRSVNPTDAYNLTHPAEYYKGVNMTLSGLVSTAANPDRALKNAWDAAKGDPSEFLGRLIPELVGTKGGGVLKGLARHGLKDGAESAARKGVEDPAKSSKPDKGVEKDPTDPVDLATGTMYLPQTDIVLPGALPLVFRRRVASDYRAGRWFGPSWSSTADQRLEIDSQGIVFVCEDGLLLSYPHPSPGVPVMPSHGPRWPLDLDTEGQYTVSDPDSGRIRHFSPRTADLALLVQIDDRNGNWIQFEYDETGAPAGIIHCAGYHLKLTTSESRITALHLAGAAPDGTDQEILRYRYTDGHLTEVINSSGLPLRFAYDDRGRVTSWTDTNDSRYDYTYDDRDRCTAEGGAAGHMSLRLDYNGTDPESGMRVTTVTSSTGAVHRYIINDRHQVVTETDPLGATTHFERDRYNRLLSRSDPLGRTNRFEYDESGQLTTVVRPDGRETSAQYNDLRLPVRVTNTDRTVVRQEYDERGNRVAVTDPSGAVTRTTFNASGHVTSVTDALGNTTHIRSDAAGLPLEVAGPLGAKTRLIRDAFGRPVTLTDSLGAVTRLEWTVEGRLSRRTDADGTTQSWTYDGEGNCLTHTDAMGAVSRYEYTHFDLPLASTRPDGARYEFEHDHDLNLTRVTGPQGLTWTYGYDAVGGIATETDFDGRTLTYRVDAAGQLAERVDALGGTVSFERDQLGQVVRKDVDGRVTTYTYDPAGRLVEALGPESELRYRYDRCGRVKTELVDGRPLVYAYDDLGRRIRRTTPTGHVTSYSYGADGLPERLTTGGRRVDFAHDAAGRELARTFGEVLTVTSAWDAAGRLAGQRITAGNRAVNSRAYSYRADGHLLSVVDGLSGTRTFDLDGMGRATAVHAPGWTERYAYDDAGNQTSASWPDRHPGSEATGPRAYHGTSITRAGGVRFEHDALGRVTLRQKTRLSRKPDNWLYEWDAENRLTSITTPDGTRWRYRYDPLGRRTAKQRIAADGETVAEEVRFAWDGLTLCEETSHRPDGQNTVALTWDHRDVVPLAQTERILTADGRQEEIDRRFFAIATDLIGTPTELIDESGAITWRSRSTLWGTTAWARGSSAYTPLRFPGQYYDPESGLHYNCFRHYDPETGRYISPDPLGLAPAPNPLGYVDNPYVGCDPLGLMPKYTKEEKAQQAREKARERAIKAADGVIDRAQDGAFRKHPKYHGDDMHGFSDERVLEILKNPDAVYHSAGSAGKLIFRQGEDVVVAHGAGSQSGQAITVYGPSGIKGESGATALGGKATDPGAPITHEDIVGGRIPGKDGFMPPAPWIK
- the ltrA gene encoding group II intron reverse transcriptase/maturase: MNIDDPSDALFWAERRVLGIQTKLHQWATDDTGRRFNDLFNLVCDPAFLLVAWERVRTNRGARTAGVDGISAHAVRLSGREDLFLDRLRRDLKTQTFTPLPVREVMIPKGGSGKLRRLGIPPVGDRVVQAALKLVLEPIFEADFLPCSYGFRPKRRAQDAIAEIHFFGSRSYEWVLEADIQACFDEIAHPALMDRVRARIGDKRVLALVKAFLKAGIMHTDGTEGASITGTPQGGILSPLLANIALSELDEHFAETWQSYGSDYQRTARRRRGLPMCRLIRYADDWVVMVSGTRQHAEALRAEAAAVLAPMGLRLSEAKTQVVHIDEGFDFLGWHIQRRRKRGTDRNVVYTYPSKKALASIVDKVRAITGRSKHRHLSDLLRQLNSVLRGWCAYFRHGVSAATFGYLDEYSWHRVTRWLRKRHPRVPWASLFRRFLPGKRPTEDGISLFQPQKVPVVRYRYRGRNIPTPWTPIPATVG
- a CDS encoding transposase → MAAESFHLRSIPQRLVAHEDADPGAGPDPAGAAGRLRGEREAHGRLRPARHHEPVRRSERDHRRSTRRVQANPERQRLFLAFLKKAVKPHAGKDIHVVLDNLSTHTTPEVKEWLAKNPHVHFHFTPVGSSCLNQTEIWFGILTRQSIRRGTFSSVNVLIKQIRNYTNSWNTTAKPFTWTATAGEVLAKVRLVATNMKKLVNNNSN